In Colletotrichum destructivum chromosome 1, complete sequence, the sequence CTCGAGGAGAGCTGGATCCATAGTCTGCCTCTGCGAAGTGAGGGTCAGCTTCGATGCGCTGAACGCTCTCTTTCAGTCTGCTGACTGTGAGGGTATTGCCAGAATATCAAGAGCCATCTGACTAAGGCGAGGAAACTGACACTGATGCTCAAACCACCACTCAATAGGCTCACAACCAGGCTGCCTCTGAAGCTGTAGACATCTCTCCAGCTCATCAGACTCCTCGTTATCGCTGTCCTCAACCATGGTTGCTTCAGCATGTACCCGTTCTTCAAAGATGTCTGGTTCCTGTGGTGGTTCACGAGTCTGGGCTGGGAATAGCCTCATCGCCCTCTCCTCTGATGGATACCATCGGCTGAAGTACGCTGCGAGAGCCACCACTGTGTCTGACACCCAAAGGACTTGCCGATCAGATTTCCAATTCCTTTTGAGGTATTTCAAGTTGAAGGCAgggtggagaagaagggcagagGCGTATAAAGGAGACTCCGCAGTCAGACTATAGTACTCGTTAAGCTTCTTCCAGCCATTGTTAATAGCGACTCGCATCAACTGACGACAGTCAGGGCCCATATTCTGAAAACCAGATATTGTGGATATGTACTCTTGACGAGCGTGGAAAGGCAAGGCAGCCTCAGTATACCGACTTTCTTGTAATGGTTGAGGTGAAGGGAGGCGGACCTGAAGGGtacggcgacctcggccatAGGTATGTGGTTGTGAGCCATGTTGGGAGAAGGCAATCGATGATGCTTGTGATGCTTCAACTTCAGCATTTTGGCTAGGATCGTTATAAAACATCTTCCAGCCTTCGAAGTGGCTCAGGAGATACTCCATTGCAGCGATTACCTCCCACAGACGGCCATGGGTAAGTAATGGATGAGCCAAAAGTGACGCAGGCAGATACGGACCCAGGCAGTAatggacgagccaaaagtgacgCAGACAGATATGGACGCAGACAATAATGTacgagccaaaagtgacgCAGACAGATATGGACGCAGACAATAATGTacgagccaaaagtgacgCAGGCAGATACGGACCCAGGCAGTAatggacgagccaaaagtgacgCAGGCATATATGGACGCAGACAATAATGGACCACGTTCTCGGCCCCAGGGCGGCTCGGCCTGGGCCATGGTCTGCCATCGAGACCGGTGTGGGCCTATGTGACCTCGAAGGAGTCATGAATCATATCGTAGAGTGCCACTTTCTGCCGGATCTGCACGCCCACCAGGAGTAAGATCCGGCTTTAGGTCATAATGCCACCTTTCGCGAAGTGAGAGGGCTCCCTGGCTACTCGCTTCAGATGGTACCTCCCTGTTGTTGCGATTCATCCATCAAGTGAGTGAAAGCCGCAGCCTGTCAGGAATCAAGATTCACAACTGACGATCTCAAGTTTCTTGCTTCTTACATCCTTATGCGatcagcagctcctcgataGTCCCAGTCTGGGCAACTATGAGCCGGCCTTTCTCCACCCCACCTACAACTCCTATGATGGGTGGCATCCTGGTTATGCAAGTGGGATGTGCAAGCCAGTGGACAACGGCGCTTCGAATGGCTATTTCATGGAGAGCCCGTACCCCGAGGCCTACTTGACTGGTGCAAGCCTGAGCAGCGCTGTGTCTGTCGATGATACGCCGGTCGAGCTGTTTCAACCGTGGACCTACGGTCTCGACGCTCAGCCTGTCCAGCAACAGGACTTCGTGCTTGGTAACGGCGACAGTTGGAATGTTATTGGGGGGCAAAATGGGTCTCTCACAGATTCTGCACCATCCTTTTCTGGCCGGATAACCTCCTTAGACTCTTGAGGGGTTCCCTTCCTTATCCCTGCTCCGTTCGATTGCGCATGGGTCAACACTGTATAATGTAGCGACTGTTGTTTAATTCCAGCAGGAGAAAATCAAAACCGGAGTCTTGTATTCGAGTGCGTAAACATAAGAGTACTCCGTTTAGTGATGTTGTACAGCATGTACAACCGTGTtgtacgtacgtacgtacaGGAAGAAAAAGTACGTACACGTACTGCGTACGTACAGCTGGATCCATAATACTCCTAAAAGGGGAATTTATGGGTCTTATTGTACAAATACAGGGCGGGCTGTACAAAATCTCTGTTGGCTGAGCAGCTCAACACACTCTGCCATTCTCTCTCAATTGAAGGCATCGCCAACAAGATGGCGCCCACCCAAGCTAACGCTGCCTTCGTTTGGCGACAATTTGTCGACATCGGCCGCCTTAATTCCAAGAAAAGCAAGCGATACAGATGCCGTCACTGCCAGAAGGATTTTGCGGCGACCTCTGTTGGGAGGCCGAAAGAGCATCTCGCTGCGTGTGAGAAATGGCAAGCCAAGCAGCGACAAGAGCGTCGAGCTCAAGATAACGCTGGCTATCTTCCCTCCTGTTATGAAGCTATACAAAAGAAGATAACCGAGGTCGGAATCCAGCATATCTCGCAGGACGAGAGTCACAGTTACGCCTatgatgccgccgctgctgtaATCGCCGGCGGTCGGCCCTTCAGCCTCTTCGAGAGCCGCCGTTGGCGTTATTTCTTCACTCGCATTAAGCCTGGCTGGAAGCCTCCTagccgcgccgccatcacgaGAATTCTTCCCGACTTCTATCAGGAACTCCATGACGAGGTTTCCAAACGCATTACCAGCTCAGAATGGCTCAACATCATATTTGACGCTTCCGATAATGTCTCGGGGCACAGAATCGTCAACATCTCGGCACAACTACCAGACGGCCCAGCATTCTACTGGAAAACGCTTGACACGGGAGACGAACAGCACACGGCGGAGAATTGGGTGAAGCTGATATGGGGAGAAATGCAACAACTGTGCGGCGGTGATCTCTCCAGAATCAATTCTATCTGTACAGATACCGAAAACACAATGCGCTCTGTACACGACTTGCTAGGGAGATTCCCAGAGCTCTCACACGTCAACTTCTCTCTATGCGATTCTCACGGCCTTCAGCTTCTAATCAAAGAcatccttcttcttcccttctttGAGGATCTCCTTAATAACGTCAGCACCCTTCTCATGTTCTTCTCACGGTCTAAATTACAATTGCAAAGATTGAGGATGTGCCAGCGCACAAGGTGGAACGGAGTAACTCGCGCGCTGATCAGAAGGTACCGTTCAATTGTTAGCTGTGACCGAGAAACCGATATACTAACCGGCTCGTTCCGAATAGTGTGATTACACGCTGGGGTTCTCAGTACAActctttcttctccctcctccgtTCTCGAGACCCTGCTAGAGACTGGTCTATTCGAAAAGATGTACGAGATGAACTGCGATCTCAAGATTGCCCCGTTCTCCTGCCCGAAGCCGTTCGAATCATCAAAGACAACAGCTTTTGGCTAAAACTGGAGGCTGCGATCGCTGTGCTAAAACCCGTGAACGAATTCCAACACGCTTCCGAGGCTGATGGGGCGGGAATCGCACACGTGGTAAATCGTTGGCTGCAAATCAAAAGCAAATGGGCTGAGATGGGAGAGGCTGATCAGTTTCCTGATATTCCGTGGGACGACATTGACGCTATCTTCAAAGCTCGGCTTGATAAGCAAACGTACGATATACATTGGATCGCCGATACCCTCCGGCCTGACACAACAGGTCCGAATTCGAAACTGCCGCCTAGCGTCTTTGCGCGCGTACAAGAGTATTTGCAGATGCAGctgaacgacgacgacgaataTCACCGTGCCCTCTCCGAATTCACACACTTCCGAATGCGTACGGGCGGCCCGGACGGTTTATTTAGTAAGCACAGCGCTGTATACGACGAAGGCTTCAAGCCATCAATGGCGTGGCAGTGCCTCCTCAACCAGGGCTCGATTCTGGCTAGAGTGGCTGTGAAGGTAATGAGCACGCTTGCGAACTCCGTGCCCTCAGAACGAAGTTTTTCTGCTATTAGTTTCATACACACAAAAGCTCGAAATCGTCTTACGCCCATGCACGCGGACATGCAGGCCTTCATTTTTATGAACGACCGCGTACTTGATCGCCTTAAGGATCAGAAGTACGCCCACAAAAAGCGCTGGGCGGACCTTGAGGAGAAGGACTGGCTAGAACTCGAAGATTCATATCTCGATTTGTTTGTGAATGCGCAGGGCAAGAAGGTCTGGATGGATGGTCTGATGGCCTCCACCAGTGGAGATTTTGAATGGGAGGGTGTATTACAGTCAACGGGTGACATTTTGGGGGTCGGCACTGAGGTGGGATCCGAGACCTGAGAGCCCTATTACCAGTATTGCCTTAAAAGGAAAGGGGAAATTTTATGGCATGTACATGTACGTACAACTTCGTTGTACGTACGTACAACGGCTAAAATACagtacgtacgtacgtacgtgTACAAGAAATTGCATCACTAACTCCGTTAAGTCAGTCCGTGTGAGGTCACATCTCAAGGACCTATCGTCCAGGCCGATAGCGTGATTGCCAATGAAATAATCAAAGCCACGCCCACTTAAATTTACATCACACAATTGCGTTGAGGCCCCTCCTCTCTATGCCGCGCATGCGTCTGCCCCTTTGTCTCTGATGCCAAAGGGAGGTTGTTGCCATGGCCGTTGGAGGCCGATATGTAGCCTTCCGGGCACACGAgtcatccggccggcggccggacagctaaTGTTCTGACAAAATGCTTCGTTGGGTCCTTCACTCTGACCCTGGTGGAA encodes:
- a CDS encoding Putative HAT dimerization domain, ribonuclease H-like superfamily is translated as MVPPCCCDSSINFLLLTSLCDQQLLDSPSLGNYEPAFLHPTYNSYDGWHPGYASGMCKPVDNGASNGYFMESPYPEAYLTGASLSSAVSVDDTPVELFQPWTYGLDAQPVQQQDFVLGNGDSWNVIGGQNGAGCTKSLLAEQLNTLCHSLSIEGIANKMAPTQANAAFVWRQFVDIGRLNSKKSKRYRCRHCQKDFAATSVGRPKEHLAACEKWQAKQRQERRAQDNAGYLPSCYEAIQKKITEVGIQHISQDESHSYAYDAAAAVIAGGRPFSLFESRRWRYFFTRIKPGWKPPSRAAITRILPDFYQELHDEVSKRITSSEWLNIIFDASDNVSGHRIVNISAQLPDGPAFYWKTLDTGDEQHTAENWVKLIWGEMQQLCGGDLSRINSICTDTENTMRSVHDLLGRFPELSHVNFSLCDSHGLQLLIKDILLLPFFEDLLNNVSTLLMFFSRSKLQLQRLRMCQRTRWNGVTRALIRSVITRWGSQYNSFFSLLRSRDPARDWSIRKDVRDELRSQDCPVLLPEAVRIIKDNSFWLKLEAAIAVLKPVNEFQHASEADGAGIAHVVNRWLQIKSKWAEMGEADQFPDIPWDDIDAIFKARLDKQTYDIHWIADTLRPDTTGPNSKLPPSVFARVQEYLQMQLNDDDEYHRALSEFTHFRMRTGGPDGLFSKHSAVYDEGFKPSMAWQCLLNQGSILARVAVKVMSTLANSVPSERSFSAISFIHTKARNRLTPMHADMQAFIFMNDRVLDRLKDQKYAHKKRWADLEEKDWLELEDSYLDLFVNAQGKKVWMDGLMASTSGDFEWEGVLQSTGDILGVGTEVGSET